One genomic window of Quercus robur chromosome 6, dhQueRobu3.1, whole genome shotgun sequence includes the following:
- the LOC126732984 gene encoding transcription factor bHLH25-like isoform X2, with amino-acid sequence MEISSAKWLSELGMDEYNYIHQSHTNTLDGFTTHDMATAMRPAKQPKTNSWDSCITDHVSPIPSSSHILSFENSISMLTNPQEFYGSHDSSLKLNNEMVSQANIHFPPLISKDSFENQDYAPKASLQGIKRTYSSMTRNPSNAQDHIIAERRRREKLGERFIALSAIVPGLKKMDKASVLGEAINYVKELQERIKLFEEQTKKRTVESVVFVKKSQLSADDDTSSCNENSDNYSDEALLEIEARISEKDVLIRIHCEKQKGAIVKILSEIEKLHLIVVNSSVLPFGNSTIDITIIAQKGNEFNMTTKDLVKTLRVALLKEM; translated from the exons ATGGAGATTTCATCAGCGAAATGGCTATCAGAGTTG GGAATGGATGAATACAACTACATCCACCAATCCCACACGAACACTCTTGATGGTTTTACCACACATGACATGGCCACTGCAATG AGGCCTGCCAAGCAGCCAAAGACTAACAGTTGGGACTCTTGCATCACAGACCATGTTTCGCCAATACCTTCTTCCTCCCACATTCTTTCATTTGAgaattcaatttcaatgctAACGAACCCTCAAGAGTTCTATGGAAGTCATGACTCCTCCCTGAAGCTAAACAACGAGATGGTTTCCCAAGCAAATATACACTTCCCACCTTTGATTTCCAAGGATTCCTTTGAGAACCAAGACTATGCACCAAAAGCCAGCCTGCAAGGGATTAAGAGGACCTACTCATCAATGACCAGAAATCCTTCAAACGCTCAAGATCATATTATTGCGGAGAGGAGGCGTAGAGAAAAGCTCGGTGAACGGTTCATAGCTCTTTCAGCCATTGTTCCTGGCCTAAAAAAG ATGGACAAAGCTTCTGTCCTTGGAGAAGCTATCAACTACGTGAAAGAGCTTCAAGAGCGCATAAAATTGTTCGAGGAACAGACCAAGAAAAGAACTGTGGAATCTGTGGTTTTTGTGAAGAAGTCTCAGCTCTCAGCTGATGATGACACCTCTTCGTGTAACGAGAACTCTGATAACTACTCTGATGAAGCACTTCTTGAGATCGAAGCAAGAATTTCAGAAAAGGATGTACTTATCAGAATCCACTGCGAGAAACAAAAAGGAGCTATTGTGAAAATACTAAGCGAAATAGAGAAGCTTCATCTAATTGTTGTCAATAGCAGTGTCTTGCCTTTTGGGAATTCCACTATTGACATAACCATTATTGCTCAg AAGGGCAACGAATTCAATATGACAACAAAGGATCTAGTGAAAACTCTACGGGTGGCTTTATTGAAAGAAATGTAA
- the LOC126732984 gene encoding transcription factor bHLH25-like isoform X1: MEISSAKWLSELGMDEYNYIHQSHTNTLDGFTTHDMATAMVENFQQSLSSESYSSYPTFTEKATTTLSNTSAETFQRPAKQPKTNSWDSCITDHVSPIPSSSHILSFENSISMLTNPQEFYGSHDSSLKLNNEMVSQANIHFPPLISKDSFENQDYAPKASLQGIKRTYSSMTRNPSNAQDHIIAERRRREKLGERFIALSAIVPGLKKMDKASVLGEAINYVKELQERIKLFEEQTKKRTVESVVFVKKSQLSADDDTSSCNENSDNYSDEALLEIEARISEKDVLIRIHCEKQKGAIVKILSEIEKLHLIVVNSSVLPFGNSTIDITIIAQKGNEFNMTTKDLVKTLRVALLKEM; this comes from the exons ATGGAGATTTCATCAGCGAAATGGCTATCAGAGTTG GGAATGGATGAATACAACTACATCCACCAATCCCACACGAACACTCTTGATGGTTTTACCACACATGACATGGCCACTGCAATGGTAGAGAACTTTCAACAATCTCTCTCTTCTGAAAGCTATTCTTCTTATCCCACCTTCACAGAAAAGGCCACCACCACCTTAAGTAATACTTCAGCTGAAACATTTCAGAGGCCTGCCAAGCAGCCAAAGACTAACAGTTGGGACTCTTGCATCACAGACCATGTTTCGCCAATACCTTCTTCCTCCCACATTCTTTCATTTGAgaattcaatttcaatgctAACGAACCCTCAAGAGTTCTATGGAAGTCATGACTCCTCCCTGAAGCTAAACAACGAGATGGTTTCCCAAGCAAATATACACTTCCCACCTTTGATTTCCAAGGATTCCTTTGAGAACCAAGACTATGCACCAAAAGCCAGCCTGCAAGGGATTAAGAGGACCTACTCATCAATGACCAGAAATCCTTCAAACGCTCAAGATCATATTATTGCGGAGAGGAGGCGTAGAGAAAAGCTCGGTGAACGGTTCATAGCTCTTTCAGCCATTGTTCCTGGCCTAAAAAAG ATGGACAAAGCTTCTGTCCTTGGAGAAGCTATCAACTACGTGAAAGAGCTTCAAGAGCGCATAAAATTGTTCGAGGAACAGACCAAGAAAAGAACTGTGGAATCTGTGGTTTTTGTGAAGAAGTCTCAGCTCTCAGCTGATGATGACACCTCTTCGTGTAACGAGAACTCTGATAACTACTCTGATGAAGCACTTCTTGAGATCGAAGCAAGAATTTCAGAAAAGGATGTACTTATCAGAATCCACTGCGAGAAACAAAAAGGAGCTATTGTGAAAATACTAAGCGAAATAGAGAAGCTTCATCTAATTGTTGTCAATAGCAGTGTCTTGCCTTTTGGGAATTCCACTATTGACATAACCATTATTGCTCAg AAGGGCAACGAATTCAATATGACAACAAAGGATCTAGTGAAAACTCTACGGGTGGCTTTATTGAAAGAAATGTAA